From the genome of Gemmatimonas phototrophica, one region includes:
- a CDS encoding YfhO family protein codes for MPETPTSSPSTNTTTAHLGALAVCLAAALLLLWPLLTGQIMFGGGRSDMFIAGYSFRLFGAEWFKETGSIPQWNPYLFGGLPYIGAMHGDIFYPSAWLRWIMPVDLAITYAMALHFVFAGWFMYRLGRSLGLGWSAAIIAGVAYELTGIVASQMSPGHDGKLFVSALTPLSFWVLLNAIRHQKTWAFGLFAIVVALIILGHYHMAYFLLLALGLWALYLVFWDPERPVGIKPVPTLGLAAAAVALGLGITALQVMPFFAYIPFSPRADGATDQGWEFATSYALPPSEIFTFLLPQFNGVLDHYWGSNPIKFHTEYVGALPLILAAFAFGDKKRRVLAFTLAGFAVFFLLLSFAGHTPFYRPFYEFMPLLKKIRAMGMVFYLPAFFFSVLAGIGAERVFARAVPMRTLLSVSGAVVLFAVLGAVGALQGLAESLAINERYEAVVANAPYLQSGAVRLLLFAVAGAAVLWLTVSGKLARPVATGLLAAVVAFDLWSVNKEFYTFSPRATELFADDAITTKLREVKPPFRVLDAGNAYGWSLLMAYKVPTALGYHGFELQRFDELAGKQEGFRNLFSPNMLDLMAIRYLILAESQPVPGFHEVVSKITTTFGTPAVLYERDTLPAYARVLPMSAKLPKDQAVPTLVDERFPVNRVAIFDDSATVSSPAAAQPFAEPKATAQVTSWKPGAMEIAVTGSEAAPAHLVVSENWYKDWTATVDGKPGVVRRADHALLSVDLPPGAKQVSLTFNSPEYGTGKMVSLVSLLLALGLAGAGFMLDKRRTAAASA; via the coding sequence ATGCCTGAGACTCCTACGTCGTCACCGTCCACCAATACCACCACCGCCCATCTGGGCGCGCTGGCGGTATGCCTTGCGGCCGCCCTGTTGTTGCTGTGGCCGCTGCTCACCGGCCAGATCATGTTCGGCGGGGGCCGCTCGGACATGTTCATTGCCGGCTACTCGTTCCGGTTGTTCGGTGCCGAGTGGTTCAAGGAGACGGGGAGCATCCCGCAATGGAATCCGTATCTGTTTGGCGGGCTGCCGTATATCGGCGCCATGCACGGCGACATTTTCTATCCGTCAGCGTGGTTGCGCTGGATCATGCCGGTGGATTTGGCGATCACGTATGCCATGGCGCTGCACTTTGTGTTTGCCGGCTGGTTCATGTATCGCCTGGGTCGCTCGCTGGGGTTGGGGTGGAGCGCGGCGATTATTGCAGGGGTGGCGTACGAACTCACCGGTATCGTGGCCTCACAAATGAGTCCGGGGCACGACGGCAAGTTGTTTGTATCGGCGCTCACGCCGTTGTCCTTCTGGGTACTGCTCAACGCCATTCGCCACCAGAAAACGTGGGCGTTTGGCCTGTTTGCCATCGTCGTGGCGCTGATTATTCTGGGCCACTACCACATGGCGTATTTCCTGTTGCTCGCGCTGGGGCTCTGGGCGTTGTATCTGGTGTTCTGGGACCCGGAGCGTCCGGTCGGCATCAAGCCTGTTCCCACGTTGGGTTTGGCGGCCGCCGCCGTGGCGTTGGGGCTGGGTATTACGGCGCTGCAGGTGATGCCGTTCTTTGCGTACATCCCGTTCTCGCCGCGCGCCGATGGTGCCACCGACCAGGGCTGGGAGTTTGCGACGAGCTATGCGTTGCCGCCCAGTGAGATCTTCACGTTCCTGTTGCCACAGTTCAACGGCGTGCTCGATCACTATTGGGGCAGCAATCCCATCAAGTTCCACACGGAATATGTGGGCGCGCTCCCACTGATCCTCGCGGCGTTTGCTTTTGGCGACAAGAAACGGCGCGTGCTGGCCTTCACGCTGGCGGGCTTTGCCGTCTTCTTCCTGCTGCTCTCGTTTGCCGGACATACGCCCTTCTACCGGCCGTTCTACGAGTTCATGCCGTTGCTCAAAAAGATCCGCGCCATGGGCATGGTGTTCTATCTGCCGGCGTTCTTCTTCAGTGTGTTGGCGGGCATTGGTGCGGAGCGTGTGTTTGCACGTGCCGTCCCCATGCGTACGCTGTTGAGCGTGAGCGGGGCGGTGGTGCTGTTTGCGGTGTTGGGGGCCGTGGGTGCGCTGCAGGGGTTGGCCGAGTCGCTCGCCATCAACGAGCGCTACGAGGCGGTGGTGGCCAACGCGCCGTACCTGCAGAGTGGCGCGGTGCGGTTGCTGCTGTTTGCCGTAGCGGGAGCTGCGGTGTTGTGGCTTACGGTCAGTGGGAAGCTGGCGCGACCGGTGGCGACTGGGCTGTTGGCGGCAGTGGTGGCGTTCGATCTGTGGAGTGTGAACAAGGAGTTCTATACGTTCTCGCCGCGTGCCACCGAACTGTTTGCCGACGACGCCATTACGACCAAGCTGCGTGAGGTGAAGCCGCCATTCCGTGTGCTCGATGCCGGCAATGCGTATGGCTGGTCACTGCTGATGGCGTACAAGGTGCCCACGGCGCTGGGCTATCACGGCTTCGAACTGCAGCGGTTCGATGAGCTGGCCGGCAAGCAGGAAGGGTTCCGCAATCTCTTCTCGCCCAACATGCTCGACCTGATGGCCATTCGGTATCTCATTCTGGCCGAGTCGCAGCCGGTGCCGGGCTTCCACGAGGTGGTTTCAAAGATCACCACCACGTTCGGCACGCCGGCGGTGCTCTACGAGCGTGATACGCTCCCGGCGTACGCGCGCGTGTTGCCCATGTCGGCCAAGCTCCCGAAGGATCAGGCGGTCCCCACACTGGTGGATGAGCGATTCCCGGTGAACCGTGTCGCCATCTTCGACGATTCGGCCACTGTGAGTTCACCGGCGGCGGCGCAGCCATTTGCTGAACCCAAGGCAACGGCCCAGGTGACCAGCTGGAAGCCGGGCGCCATGGAGATTGCGGTGACCGGCAGTGAAGCCGCGCCCGCGCACTTGGTGGTGAGCGAGAACTGGTACAAGGACTGGACCGCCACGGTAGACGGCAAGCCCGGTGTGGTACGCCGCGCTGATCACGCGCTGCTCAGCGTGGACCTGCCGCCGGGGGCGAAGCAGGTAAGCCTCACCTTCAATTCGCCTGAGTACGGCACGGGCAAGATGGTGAGTCTCGTTTCGCTGCTGCTCGCGCTCGGCCTGGCCGGCGCGGGGTTCATGCTCGATAAACGTCGTACCGCGGCGGCAAGTGCGTAG
- a CDS encoding M1 family metallopeptidase, giving the protein MRTCLDYQSTVSTAMRRSATLAIALAASLLTTAPALSAQNVGGLGGAEKFKQLGPDLPTANGIRTASGAPGRDYWQQRVDYDIDATLDDATQRITGRELITYHNNSPDTLRFLWVQLDQNLFTPNSIGNLTRNGAVRAGARASSVISLNAGQSADSSEYYGGYRLTAVTTATGAKLAYTVNGTMMRVELGAPLPPKATRQLRIGWSYKVLPTTTAIAQGNPRSGQEFFPRDGNYVYTIAQWFPRLAVYGDDAGWQHKQFMGGGEFTLPFGNYTVRLTVPSDHIVAATGTLQNPLAVLSATQRARLARAKASDSILHIVSPAEAKAAESGKPTGTKTWTFAAQNVRDFAFASSRKFIWDARGVNINGTRVIAQSYFPNEAEPLWGQYSTRSVAHALETYSKTTIPYPYPQATSVHWNGAGMEYPMICFNPRRPNADGSYDDATKYGLISVVIHEVGHNFFPMIVNSDERQWTWMDEGLNSFTQYLSERVWDTTYPSRRGPARNVVDYMRLDKTLQEPIMTNSESVQNLGNNAYLKAATALNILRETVMGPELFDAAFKEYARRWAFKHPIPADFFRTMEDVSAVDLDWFWRGWFYGVDNVDVALDTVMEFRLDGAAGNASATEQDRVAKFMAGLPATDKAALSGKRYLYEVDFKNIGGLVMPLVVEFEYDDGTREMVRIPAEIWRVNASVVTKAFTTSKKVTAITLDPAEETADTDLANNTWPRRNDQSRFQRFKGQIKP; this is encoded by the coding sequence ATGCGTACCTGCCTCGATTACCAGTCCACCGTCTCCACTGCCATGCGCCGTTCCGCGACCCTCGCCATTGCACTCGCCGCGTCCCTGTTGACGACGGCGCCAGCCCTTTCTGCGCAGAACGTGGGTGGACTGGGAGGCGCCGAGAAGTTCAAGCAACTCGGCCCCGACCTCCCTACGGCCAATGGCATCCGTACGGCCTCGGGAGCGCCGGGACGCGACTACTGGCAGCAGCGCGTTGATTATGACATTGACGCTACGCTCGACGACGCGACCCAGCGCATTACCGGCCGCGAGCTGATTACCTACCACAACAATTCGCCGGACACATTGCGGTTCTTGTGGGTGCAGTTGGACCAGAACCTGTTCACCCCCAACTCCATTGGGAACCTGACTCGTAACGGCGCCGTGCGGGCAGGCGCGCGGGCGAGCAGTGTGATATCCCTCAACGCCGGCCAGAGTGCCGACAGCAGCGAGTACTACGGCGGCTATCGTCTCACGGCCGTGACCACCGCAACCGGTGCAAAGCTCGCGTACACGGTGAACGGCACCATGATGCGCGTGGAGCTTGGCGCGCCCCTGCCGCCCAAGGCCACGCGACAGCTGCGCATTGGCTGGAGCTACAAGGTGTTGCCCACCACCACCGCCATTGCTCAGGGGAATCCGCGCTCCGGCCAGGAGTTTTTCCCACGCGATGGCAACTACGTGTACACCATTGCGCAGTGGTTCCCGCGCCTTGCGGTGTACGGCGACGATGCGGGGTGGCAGCACAAGCAGTTCATGGGCGGCGGCGAGTTCACGCTCCCCTTTGGCAACTACACGGTTCGCCTCACGGTACCGTCCGACCACATTGTGGCCGCCACGGGCACACTGCAGAATCCGCTGGCCGTGCTGTCGGCCACGCAGCGAGCCCGGTTGGCGCGCGCCAAGGCCAGTGACAGCATTCTGCACATTGTCTCACCCGCTGAGGCCAAGGCAGCGGAAAGCGGCAAGCCCACTGGCACCAAAACGTGGACCTTTGCCGCGCAGAACGTGCGCGACTTTGCCTTTGCCTCCAGCCGCAAGTTCATCTGGGATGCCCGTGGCGTGAACATCAACGGCACGCGCGTCATTGCCCAGTCGTATTTCCCCAATGAAGCCGAGCCGCTGTGGGGGCAATACAGCACCCGCTCCGTGGCGCACGCTCTGGAGACGTACAGCAAGACCACCATTCCGTATCCGTATCCGCAGGCAACATCGGTACACTGGAACGGCGCCGGCATGGAATATCCCATGATCTGCTTCAATCCTCGGCGTCCCAACGCCGACGGCAGCTACGATGATGCCACCAAGTACGGGCTCATCAGCGTGGTCATTCACGAAGTCGGGCACAACTTCTTCCCGATGATCGTGAACAGCGACGAGCGGCAGTGGACATGGATGGATGAAGGGCTCAACTCCTTCACGCAATATCTGTCGGAGCGAGTGTGGGACACCACGTACCCGTCTCGCCGTGGCCCGGCGCGCAACGTGGTGGATTACATGCGGCTCGACAAGACGCTGCAGGAGCCCATCATGACCAACTCCGAAAGCGTGCAGAACTTGGGGAACAACGCCTATCTCAAGGCGGCCACCGCGCTGAACATTCTGCGTGAGACCGTGATGGGGCCGGAGCTGTTCGACGCCGCCTTCAAGGAGTACGCGCGGCGCTGGGCGTTCAAGCATCCCATACCGGCCGACTTCTTCCGCACCATGGAGGACGTGAGCGCGGTGGACCTCGATTGGTTCTGGCGCGGCTGGTTCTATGGCGTGGACAACGTGGATGTTGCGCTTGATACCGTGATGGAATTCCGTCTGGATGGCGCCGCTGGTAACGCGAGCGCCACCGAACAGGATCGCGTGGCCAAGTTCATGGCCGGCCTACCGGCCACCGACAAAGCCGCCCTTTCCGGTAAGCGCTACCTGTACGAAGTGGACTTCAAGAACATTGGCGGACTTGTGATGCCGCTGGTGGTGGAGTTCGAATACGACGATGGCACCCGCGAGATGGTGCGCATTCCCGCCGAGATCTGGCGCGTGAACGCGAGCGTGGTGACCAAAGCGTTCACGACGTCCAAGAAGGTTACGGCTATTACGCTGGACCCGGCGGAAGAAACCGCGGATACCGATCTGGCCAACAACACCTGGCCGCGCCGCAACGATCAAAGTCGCTTCCAGCGGTTCAAGGGGCAGATCAAGCCGTGA
- a CDS encoding DUF6702 family protein, whose protein sequence is MRLPMLLLACALTLPSQWAGERGHPIHVSSTQIDVSRDRRSLEMTVRVFTDDLEAALKAAGMPVSVAQSPDVAVDSALSRYIGARLLVAANGAAPRRGSIVGHEREDDATLVHLELPVPAPLTSVQITQPVLLELFEDQTNLLHMTSGTVKRSGLLRRGTERVTFQF, encoded by the coding sequence ATGCGCCTGCCCATGCTGCTCCTCGCGTGTGCCCTGACCCTCCCCTCCCAATGGGCGGGGGAACGCGGACACCCGATTCATGTGAGCAGCACCCAGATTGACGTCAGCCGGGACCGCCGCTCGCTCGAGATGACGGTGCGCGTGTTTACCGACGACCTGGAAGCCGCACTCAAAGCGGCGGGCATGCCGGTATCCGTAGCGCAATCTCCAGATGTGGCGGTAGACAGTGCCTTGTCCCGCTACATCGGCGCGCGATTGCTGGTGGCCGCCAACGGGGCGGCGCCCCGACGTGGCAGTATTGTTGGGCACGAGCGAGAAGACGACGCCACGCTGGTGCATCTCGAGCTACCCGTGCCGGCACCCCTTACGTCGGTACAGATAACCCAGCCGGTACTGCTCGAGCTGTTTGAGGATCAGACCAACCTGCTGCATATGACATCGGGGACCGTGAAGCGCAGCGGGTTGCTGCGCCGTGGTACCGAGCGGGTCACCTTCCAGTTCTAA
- a CDS encoding APC family permease translates to MTTRPLRHFGFASSTAVLIANMVGTGVFTSLGFQALDLHSGGALLSLWIVGGVVALCGAVSYAELGAMLPRSGGEYVYLGQAWHPVAGFLGGWVSMTVGFGAPIALSSMAFGRYLSAIVPVNPQVAAFAMLLVVVGVHLAGLHTAKRFQVAITATQLLLVAAFIVAGMMYARALALPMGLNDGVAVREVFSAPYAVSLVYVSFAFTGWNAAGYIAGEIVEPEKTIPRAVVASTLLVTALYLLLNFAFLRTVPIAELAGKVEVGALSATAMFGVRGGQGMSAIIAAVLVASISSMVIGSSRVTHAVAESLPQWKVLGKRSADGVPRNAILAQGALILVLLLTNSFEAVMLYAGFTLNLMSLLTVLGMMRLRSTAAATPRPYHAWGFPITPLIYVALSLWTLGTLLMQRPVASLAGLGTVLIGLVVWWVGNRSVRPQHGEG, encoded by the coding sequence ATGACGACCCGACCTTTGCGACACTTCGGCTTCGCCTCGTCCACCGCCGTGCTCATTGCGAACATGGTGGGGACGGGAGTGTTCACGTCGCTGGGCTTTCAGGCCCTCGACCTGCACAGCGGTGGCGCGCTGTTGTCGCTCTGGATTGTGGGCGGGGTGGTGGCGCTCTGCGGCGCCGTGTCGTACGCCGAGTTGGGCGCGATGCTCCCCCGCTCGGGGGGCGAGTACGTGTACCTGGGGCAAGCGTGGCACCCGGTGGCCGGTTTCCTGGGCGGGTGGGTGTCCATGACGGTGGGTTTTGGTGCGCCCATTGCGCTGTCCAGCATGGCGTTTGGGCGCTACCTGTCGGCCATTGTCCCGGTCAATCCGCAGGTTGCGGCGTTTGCCATGCTGCTGGTGGTGGTAGGGGTGCACCTGGCCGGCTTGCACACCGCCAAACGGTTTCAGGTGGCCATTACCGCCACGCAGTTGCTGCTCGTCGCGGCCTTCATAGTAGCGGGGATGATGTATGCGCGAGCGCTGGCGTTGCCCATGGGGTTGAACGACGGGGTGGCCGTGCGGGAAGTGTTTTCAGCCCCGTATGCGGTGTCGCTGGTGTACGTGTCGTTTGCGTTTACCGGCTGGAATGCCGCCGGATACATTGCCGGCGAAATTGTCGAGCCTGAGAAAACGATTCCGCGCGCGGTGGTGGCGAGCACGCTGTTGGTGACCGCGCTGTACCTCCTGCTCAACTTCGCCTTTCTTCGGACCGTCCCAATAGCAGAGCTCGCTGGAAAGGTTGAGGTCGGCGCATTGTCGGCGACAGCGATGTTTGGCGTTCGGGGCGGGCAGGGGATGAGCGCCATCATTGCGGCGGTGCTGGTGGCCTCCATCAGCTCCATGGTGATTGGCAGTTCACGAGTCACGCATGCCGTGGCTGAATCGCTCCCCCAGTGGAAGGTGCTGGGAAAGCGCAGTGCCGATGGGGTGCCCCGCAACGCCATTCTGGCGCAGGGGGCACTCATTCTGGTGTTGCTGCTGACCAACTCCTTTGAAGCGGTCATGCTGTACGCCGGGTTCACCCTCAACCTCATGTCGTTGCTGACCGTGTTGGGGATGATGCGTTTGCGCTCAACGGCCGCCGCGACGCCAAGGCCATACCATGCCTGGGGCTTCCCCATCACGCCGCTCATCTATGTAGCGCTGAGCCTGTGGACCCTTGGCACGCTGCTCATGCAACGCCCCGTGGCGTCGCTGGCAGGGCTGGGAACGGTGCTCATCGGGCTCGTGGTGTGGTGGGTGGGCAACCGGTCGGTGCGCCCCCAACACGGGGAAGGTTGA
- a CDS encoding response regulator transcription factor has protein sequence MIQVNSSTSPFPSAYTPTPGYGRPKRGTPDYAAKVRQQIARLAALHAASIVEAPPMAPVAIKSVLVVAGCPSMRDCIREALRSTSWMQVTEATSVEEGLQQLAKEAPSLMIVDSACADVLSSPAAERALLVMGQVPREKAFPAQVVGVLAQPLKADRVTRLVLEQFDK, from the coding sequence ATGATTCAGGTCAACAGCTCCACCTCGCCGTTCCCTTCCGCATATACCCCGACGCCGGGCTATGGCCGCCCCAAGCGCGGCACGCCGGACTACGCGGCCAAGGTACGTCAGCAGATCGCCCGCCTGGCCGCCCTGCATGCGGCGTCCATTGTGGAGGCGCCGCCAATGGCGCCGGTGGCTATCAAGTCGGTGCTGGTGGTTGCGGGCTGTCCCTCCATGCGCGACTGCATCCGCGAAGCGCTTCGCAGCACCTCGTGGATGCAGGTCACGGAGGCCACGAGTGTAGAGGAAGGGCTGCAGCAACTGGCCAAGGAAGCTCCCTCGCTCATGATCGTGGACAGCGCCTGCGCCGACGTGCTGTCATCACCCGCCGCCGAACGCGCTCTGCTGGTCATGGGCCAGGTCCCGCGGGAAAAGGCCTTCCCCGCTCAGGTGGTAGGGGTGCTGGCCCAACCGCTCAAGGCGGACCGGGTGACGCGGTTGGTGCTGGAGCAGTTTGATAAGTAA